Part of the Anaerolineae bacterium genome, CGGCCTAAACGGGGAAATTTCTCCGTAAGAATAAAATCCCGTCAAAACGGTATGATCGCCCAAAACGTCGCGCACACCTTCAAGTTCTTCCTCTATCCTTTGCCCCATAACCAACTTTCTACCAACACAACTAATAAGAATAGCCAAATCTGGCGATGAGGAGTCGGTCACTTTGAAACAGGTTTGGGCAGCCTCAATGGCGCCATCAACTAACCGATCAGGATTGGCTTTCATAAAGCGGGCGTAAACGCCTGAAGGCACATTGCCGGCAAACGTCATGCTCTGCTCTTTTTCGCTGACAGATAAAATTGTGCGCACCAGGCCCATTTCATTTTCTTTGGCCCGCAACTTCAACGGAAAGAGCAAGCCGCTGGCAGGCAAATCTGCGGCGTATTCACCCAGGTATTTTTTGTATAGTTCCAGGGCAGACTGCCCATCCAACTCATATAACACGTTCCCTTCGGCCCGGGTGATCAACCTTTCGGGGCCAAAAGGGTCCCAGCCACCCCTTGAGCCATAGCCAACTTTTAAGCGAGCCCCATAGAAACCCAGGGCAATAATTCTGCCCTCTTCCGGTACATTGTCAAAAAACGTTAAGGTCTGCTTAAAACGCGCGCCATCTCCGGCCAATCCGCCGGTTACCGCAACTTCAGCAGGGAGGTGTTTGACCAAACCATTAACCAGGTCACTCCCATTCACCTTAAGTCCATCCGAAATCACCAGGACATGGGTCAGTCCGTTATCAGTAAGGGACATGGCCAATTTCTCACCTGCCTCAAAACTATCCTCCACTTCGCTCAACTTAATTTGATGGCCTTTAAGTTGGGTGCGCTCAAACTGCGCCACGGTAGCTACCAGGGCATCATCAAAAATCTGGGTACCACAAATCTCGCCAGCAGTTGAACAACCCAGGATATAAGCGCCGGGATAAGCTTGTTTGATTTTCTGGAGAGGTTCTTGCTTTTTTAGAATCGAGGTTGCGCCGAACACTAAAACCAGTTGCGCGGCTTCTCCTAAAGAGGTAGGCAGGTCTGGCTGCCAACCTTTTGCCTGGGTCCATTTTGTTTGTTCAACTTTCATAGCCGGATTTTTCCTTTATGGCCTGGTTTATTTTTGTTCTTGATAGTGGGCATTAGCTTGTGACACTTTCTGTTCGAAGTCAAAAGGTGGTGAAGCCTCGTCCAGGCTGCTATTGGCCGAAGAGAGGTTTGGCGCATTTATCTCGGCAGAGTCGGAATCCTGTTCTTCTGCGGGAATA contains:
- a CDS encoding FIST C-terminal domain-containing protein, whose protein sequence is MKVEQTKWTQAKGWQPDLPTSLGEAAQLVLVFGATSILKKQEPLQKIKQAYPGAYILGCSTAGEICGTQIFDDALVATVAQFERTQLKGHQIKLSEVEDSFEAGEKLAMSLTDNGLTHVLVISDGLKVNGSDLVNGLVKHLPAEVAVTGGLAGDGARFKQTLTFFDNVPEEGRIIALGFYGARLKVGYGSRGGWDPFGPERLITRAEGNVLYELDGQSALELYKKYLGEYAADLPASGLLFPLKLRAKENEMGLVRTILSVSEKEQSMTFAGNVPSGVYARFMKANPDRLVDGAIEAAQTCFKVTDSSSPDLAILISCVGRKLVMGQRIEEELEGVRDVLGDHTVLTGFYSYGEISPFRPLAKCELHNQTMTITTFLEE